From Lysobacter auxotrophicus, the proteins below share one genomic window:
- a CDS encoding OprD family outer membrane porin has translation MTTKREARYATAAAVACMACALASAAHAQTTTVPPQSEPVEETEDDVYVDTQPTSTEQGQTRMNEAFAPRDRAQWVRDTRRKAFRDTKWDLQVRSFYLDREKYDDTGSEAWALGGSLGFKTGYFRDRFAFGATGYTSQELYGPEDRDGTLLLAPGQEGYTVLGEVYGEFLINEDSRLTLGRRGFDTPYINRNDARMTPNTFQTVLFQGLYGGDEGRPEWRVGGGYIDKIKERNSEDFVSMARDAGAPAGTERGVYALGANYKAGDFSFGAINYYSDDIINIFYAEGKYGIPLAEKTKLSFSLQYSDQTSVGDELLRGTDFSSDQWGAKAELSHGGALFTAAYTTAGGDTNMQNPWSGYPGFTSVQVEDFNRDGESAWMLRAGYTFPWIKGASVYALYVDGSDPQSPTEYAKDEYDVNFQWAVPDGFLKGLLFRMRYAHVRQEGPVETDLDDFRLMIFYDPPAL, from the coding sequence GTGACAACGAAGCGTGAAGCGCGTTACGCGACGGCCGCGGCCGTCGCCTGCATGGCGTGTGCGCTGGCCTCGGCCGCGCACGCGCAGACCACGACCGTGCCGCCGCAGTCCGAACCGGTGGAAGAAACCGAGGACGACGTGTACGTCGACACGCAGCCGACCTCGACCGAACAGGGCCAGACGCGCATGAACGAGGCGTTCGCGCCGCGCGATCGCGCGCAGTGGGTGCGCGACACGCGACGCAAGGCGTTTCGCGACACCAAGTGGGACCTGCAGGTGCGCTCGTTCTACCTCGACCGCGAGAAGTACGACGACACGGGCAGCGAGGCGTGGGCGCTGGGCGGATCGCTCGGTTTCAAGACGGGCTATTTCCGCGACCGGTTCGCCTTCGGCGCGACCGGCTACACCTCGCAGGAACTCTACGGCCCCGAGGACCGCGACGGCACGCTGCTGCTCGCACCGGGCCAGGAAGGCTACACGGTGCTCGGCGAGGTCTACGGCGAGTTCCTCATCAACGAGGACTCGCGCCTCACGCTGGGTCGTCGCGGCTTCGACACGCCGTACATCAACCGCAACGACGCGCGCATGACGCCCAACACCTTCCAGACGGTGCTGTTCCAGGGCCTGTACGGCGGCGACGAAGGCCGGCCGGAATGGCGCGTGGGCGGCGGTTACATCGACAAGATCAAGGAGCGCAACTCCGAGGATTTCGTGTCGATGGCGCGCGACGCCGGCGCCCCCGCCGGCACCGAGCGCGGCGTGTACGCGCTCGGCGCGAACTACAAGGCCGGCGACTTCTCCTTCGGCGCAATCAACTACTACAGCGACGACATCATCAACATCTTCTACGCCGAAGGTAAGTACGGCATCCCGCTGGCGGAGAAGACGAAGCTGAGCTTCTCGCTGCAGTATTCCGACCAGACCAGCGTGGGCGACGAACTGCTGCGCGGCACGGATTTCTCGTCCGACCAGTGGGGCGCGAAGGCCGAGCTGTCGCACGGCGGCGCGCTGTTCACCGCCGCCTACACCACCGCCGGCGGCGACACCAACATGCAGAACCCGTGGAGCGGTTATCCCGGTTTCACCAGCGTGCAGGTGGAGGACTTCAACCGCGACGGCGAATCGGCGTGGATGCTGCGCGCCGGCTACACCTTCCCGTGGATCAAGGGCGCGAGCGTGTATGCGCTGTACGTGGACGGCTCGGACCCGCAATCGCCCACCGAGTACGCGAAGGACGAATACGACGTCAACTTCCAGTGGGCCGTGCCCGACGGTTTCCTCAAGGGACTGCTGTTCCGCATGCGTTACGCGCACGTGCGCCAGGAAGGCCCGGTGGAAACGGACCTGGACGACTTCCGCCTGATGATCTTCTACGACCCGCCGGCGCTCTGA
- a CDS encoding aspartate:alanine exchanger family transporter — MQGFFQFLSENPYILLFFTVGMAVLVGKFAVKGYGLGMVAAAVVVGAALATWASTYGVKLQLDNFAKSLFYYLFMYGVGLRVGPAFFNSLKKDGITFTILAVICSFLGLGLVVLMTKWFALPPGSAGGILAGSQTMSAAIGTAEMAVEQGAYKVPAGTTVEQVSGMIALGYGVTYIWGTVGIILICKYLPRWWGVDARKAAREYEQAHGVRNVDDAALTGYRGGGLRAYRVENVETAGQNIAQFRAKFPQYRIVNVRRGEDSLGASPDLVLLHGDVVALGGRLEDLTANLGLIGAEVDDPQALNVPLDQAEILVTQKDIVGKPLKALANEGFAGQVQVTRLERSGEPIPVGAETELKRLDVLFVTGLKSAVDKAAGILGKVARPSTSTDLLTLSAGMVLGLLIGKINVPVGDFSVGLGNAGGLLLSGIFISSIVSRLRYFGSTPNAARNILEDLGLVTFIAIVGINAGATLLEQLTGSIALKIFVAGFVASTIPPFITWAIGYHFFKINPAVLMGGVAGSRSHSGPAREAAKEIGSTVPWVGFPVGYAISGVLYTVFGYFAMVLSQ; from the coding sequence ATGCAAGGTTTCTTCCAGTTCCTTTCTGAAAACCCGTACATCCTGCTGTTCTTCACCGTGGGCATGGCGGTGCTCGTCGGCAAGTTCGCGGTCAAGGGCTATGGCCTGGGCATGGTGGCCGCCGCGGTCGTCGTGGGCGCCGCGCTCGCCACGTGGGCATCGACCTACGGCGTGAAGCTGCAGCTGGACAACTTCGCCAAGTCGCTCTTCTACTACCTGTTCATGTATGGCGTCGGCCTGCGCGTCGGGCCCGCGTTCTTCAACAGCCTGAAGAAGGACGGCATCACCTTCACCATCCTGGCGGTGATCTGCTCGTTCCTCGGCCTCGGGCTGGTGGTGCTGATGACCAAGTGGTTCGCGCTGCCGCCGGGTTCGGCGGGCGGCATCCTCGCCGGTTCGCAGACGATGTCCGCCGCGATCGGCACGGCCGAGATGGCCGTCGAACAGGGCGCGTACAAGGTGCCGGCGGGCACGACGGTCGAACAGGTGTCGGGCATGATCGCGCTGGGCTACGGCGTGACCTACATCTGGGGCACGGTCGGCATCATCCTGATCTGCAAATACCTGCCGCGCTGGTGGGGCGTGGACGCCCGCAAGGCCGCGCGCGAATACGAGCAGGCGCACGGCGTGCGCAACGTGGACGACGCGGCGCTGACCGGCTATCGCGGCGGCGGCCTGCGTGCGTACCGGGTCGAGAACGTCGAGACCGCCGGCCAGAACATCGCGCAGTTCCGTGCGAAGTTCCCGCAGTACCGCATCGTCAACGTGCGGCGCGGCGAGGATTCGCTGGGTGCATCGCCGGATCTGGTGCTGCTGCACGGCGACGTGGTCGCGCTCGGCGGCCGGCTGGAAGACCTCACCGCGAACCTCGGCCTGATCGGCGCGGAAGTCGACGACCCGCAGGCGCTGAACGTGCCGCTGGACCAGGCGGAAATCCTGGTCACGCAGAAGGACATCGTCGGCAAGCCGCTCAAGGCGCTGGCCAACGAGGGCTTCGCCGGCCAGGTGCAGGTGACGCGGCTGGAGCGTTCGGGCGAACCGATCCCGGTCGGCGCGGAAACCGAACTCAAGCGCCTCGACGTGCTGTTCGTGACGGGCCTGAAGAGCGCGGTCGACAAGGCCGCGGGAATCCTCGGCAAGGTCGCGCGGCCGAGCACGTCCACCGACCTGCTGACGCTGTCCGCCGGCATGGTGCTGGGCCTGCTGATCGGCAAGATCAACGTGCCGGTCGGCGACTTCTCCGTGGGCCTGGGCAACGCGGGCGGCCTGCTGCTGTCGGGCATCTTCATCTCGTCGATCGTCTCGCGCCTGCGCTATTTCGGCAGCACGCCGAACGCCGCGCGCAACATCCTCGAGGACCTGGGCCTGGTGACCTTCATCGCCATCGTCGGCATCAACGCCGGCGCGACGCTGCTGGAACAGCTGACCGGATCGATCGCGCTGAAGATCTTCGTCGCAGGCTTCGTCGCCAGCACGATTCCGCCGTTCATCACCTGGGCGATCGGCTACCACTTCTTCAAGATCAACCCGGCCGTGCTGATGGGCGGCGTCGCGGGATCGCGCTCGCACTCCGGCCCCGCGCGCGAGGCGGCGAAGGAGATCGGCAGCACCGTGCCGTGGGTCGGCTTCCCGGTGGGTTATGCGATCTCCGGCGTGCTCTACACCGTGTTCGGCTATTTCGCGATGGTCCTGTCGCAGTAG